One part of the Acinetobacter sp. XS-4 genome encodes these proteins:
- a CDS encoding ABC-three component system protein has translation MTASEIMQSYCVRVNAGSGVLVNAMTQDYSYVLTAAHAIENVTDHVVIDHQGNNLPVLAVLKYPVSQNVEAVPYDCAILKVEYQARVAQRCISASSLPLRSDLVLVGFPGTERKSSNPIKHYDGHLTSVANELVIFTVEGTPGKATIDGMSGGGVYHVQGESPFLIGIEFQMDGTGQDQQYGRVQCYSLMRFEEIIKAHASALMIPAHLECFSRMREMIFAFNVIDQNNVYHLKAALEGLADSLIASGMPPPYEVMMQYNLQLLVDSKRPDELKTQELWTAYLEFLVICALMDNIGVTNVDYIKSLERKRRLLYTSDGTNWISRLEELLKIARKLLDKDGTLIVASPDAAAKHLPPSFVLDRVISDIAVVPNQGPFSIDAVESSIYTSFKLTHLEGLRNTCVIDSEFEYKSLPSGMAQLQFLKDKLNEIIK, from the coding sequence ATGACAGCATCCGAAATCATGCAGTCTTATTGCGTTAGGGTTAATGCTGGTAGCGGCGTACTTGTCAATGCTATGACACAGGATTACTCCTATGTGCTGACCGCAGCCCACGCAATTGAGAATGTCACTGACCATGTGGTAATTGATCATCAGGGTAATAATCTTCCTGTTTTAGCAGTGCTCAAGTATCCAGTATCGCAAAATGTGGAAGCGGTCCCTTATGATTGCGCAATTTTAAAAGTTGAATATCAGGCAAGAGTTGCACAAAGATGTATTTCTGCATCAAGCTTGCCTCTACGTTCCGATCTTGTATTAGTTGGATTCCCAGGGACCGAGAGAAAAAGTTCGAATCCTATAAAGCATTATGATGGGCATTTGACTAGTGTAGCCAATGAGCTGGTCATTTTCACAGTTGAAGGTACTCCTGGAAAAGCGACGATCGACGGCATGTCAGGCGGAGGAGTTTACCACGTCCAAGGTGAAAGCCCATTTCTTATAGGTATTGAGTTCCAAATGGATGGTACTGGTCAAGACCAGCAATATGGTCGAGTGCAATGCTACAGCCTGATGAGATTTGAAGAAATCATAAAGGCACATGCAAGTGCATTGATGATTCCTGCTCATTTGGAATGCTTTTCTAGAATGCGGGAGATGATATTTGCATTCAATGTGATTGACCAAAACAACGTCTATCATCTTAAAGCAGCGTTAGAGGGACTTGCCGATTCTCTAATTGCGAGCGGGATGCCTCCACCTTATGAAGTCATGATGCAATATAATTTACAGTTGCTTGTTGATTCCAAACGCCCTGATGAGCTCAAAACTCAAGAATTATGGACAGCTTATTTAGAGTTTTTAGTAATCTGCGCTTTGATGGATAATATTGGAGTTACAAATGTTGACTATATAAAAAGTTTAGAGCGAAAGCGCAGGTTGTTATATACCAGTGATGGCACGAATTGGATTAGTCGCTTGGAAGAGCTGCTTAAAATTGCCCGCAAACTTTTAGACAAAGATGGCACGCTTATTGTTGCATCACCAGATGCGGCAGCAAAACATCTACCTCCGAGTTTTGTGCTTGATAGAGTGATAAGTGATATTGCTGTTGTACCAAATCAAGGACCATTTTCCATTGATGCGGTTGAAAGCTCTATCTATACGAGTTTCAAACTAACTCATCTGGAAGGGCTTCGCAATACTTGTGTGATCGATAGCGAATTTGAATATAAAAGTCTGCCATCTGGCATGGCACAATTACAATTTCTTAAGGACAAGCTTAATGAAATTATTAAGTGA
- a CDS encoding PH domain-containing protein, whose product MNTLIFNSKIDLWLIILLLTINLFFIFKTYYLEKNKSIKNNFKLLIITLLIWHPLFTTHYKIDKNILLVRSSIFSWRIPINNIKSIKETNTLASSPALSLDRITIIYENKKQIKNIVISPTNKQEFIRYLNSKR is encoded by the coding sequence ATGAATACCCTTATATTTAATTCAAAAATAGATTTATGGTTAATAATACTATTATTAACCATAAATCTATTTTTCATTTTTAAAACATATTATCTTGAAAAGAATAAAAGTATTAAAAATAATTTTAAGCTACTTATTATCACCTTACTAATATGGCATCCTTTGTTTACAACACACTATAAAATCGACAAAAATATATTATTAGTAAGGAGCAGCATTTTCAGCTGGAGAATACCAATAAACAATATAAAAAGTATTAAAGAAACAAATACTCTTGCATCATCACCGGCATTATCTCTAGATAGAATCACAATAATTTATGAAAATAAAAAACAGATAAAAAATATTGTAATTTCACCCACCAACAAACAAGAGTTTATCCGCTATTTAAATTCAAAAAGATAA
- a CDS encoding MBL fold metallo-hydrolase translates to MAIIVRILKANHGDCILVSHEGALSAFNILIDGGPSMAFKHGLRQRYKGALCKVLDDLKEKGQHVDLVILTHIDDDHINGLIKAFEDSEYLPQLVKAIWFNSSRLITQHFKVPEISENNILLADDSPLTSVQQGKDLEKLLDEIQCVRAPPIMAGQVYNVGPFTLKVLSPERSQLERLLHKWPTEVESGKTSSHDNDYGLSLSEIWAEDKFVSDPSIYNGSSIAFLLESDGRKMLFLGDAHDQVVAGNIRALGYSDTNKLKLDLVKISHHGSQYNTSSETLSLLDSPCYAISTDGTKHGLPNKRTIARIIKATNGKIFFNYSHVIPPLLLPDEVEGFSSRLDVLDEEIKF, encoded by the coding sequence ATGGCTATTATTGTTCGTATCCTCAAAGCTAATCATGGGGACTGTATATTGGTTAGTCATGAGGGGGCCTTGAGTGCTTTCAACATATTGATTGATGGTGGACCTTCGATGGCCTTCAAGCATGGTCTCAGACAACGATATAAGGGAGCACTTTGCAAAGTGCTCGATGATCTGAAAGAAAAGGGGCAACATGTAGATCTGGTTATCTTAACTCATATTGATGACGACCATATCAATGGACTGATCAAAGCTTTTGAAGATTCTGAATATTTACCTCAACTAGTGAAAGCAATCTGGTTCAATTCGTCTCGATTGATTACACAGCATTTCAAAGTCCCTGAGATTTCGGAGAATAATATTCTATTGGCTGATGATTCTCCTCTAACAAGCGTGCAACAGGGAAAAGACCTTGAAAAATTGCTTGATGAAATCCAGTGCGTACGAGCACCGCCTATAATGGCTGGGCAAGTGTATAATGTAGGCCCATTCACTTTGAAAGTCTTGTCACCTGAACGAAGTCAGCTCGAGCGACTTTTACATAAGTGGCCAACTGAGGTTGAATCAGGTAAGACCTCATCGCATGACAATGATTATGGCCTTTCGTTAAGCGAGATATGGGCAGAGGATAAGTTTGTATCAGACCCATCTATTTATAATGGAAGCTCTATTGCATTTCTTCTTGAATCTGATGGTAGAAAAATGCTTTTCCTTGGAGATGCACATGATCAAGTTGTTGCAGGTAATATAAGAGCATTAGGTTACAGCGACACTAATAAGCTTAAACTTGATCTCGTGAAGATTTCACACCATGGTAGCCAGTACAATACGAGTAGCGAAACTCTTTCATTGCTAGATTCACCTTGTTACGCCATTTCCACTGATGGAACAAAACATGGTCTTCCTAATAAGCGGACTATTGCGAGAATCATTAAAGCAACAAATGGTAAGATTTTTTTTAATTACAGTCATGTGATTCCACCGCTACTTTTACCTGATGAAGTTGAGGGTTTTTCTTCTCGTTTAGACGTGCTTGATGAGGAGATCAAATTTTAA
- a CDS encoding UvrD-helicase domain-containing protein: protein MDLKPSLLSYIFTGFANWELSYTFPTLKLDLNKQTTHLTLDEILDINIQSGWIWSSVTLSTSEQNYVLKGVFNSHAKVLKSNLLDDIEFLNNKKNADTIKEVLKPYLQEYQNFIQQNIYLSHRICSLFRSDLSMKTKNFVEKFSNLIERDSSFAFEADLQNLFEQLRQFIELPIKANYAIDVKNKCFVESELKAFKSFFDQVESTPLTNEQRISSIIFEDRNLLVAAAGSGKTSTIIGKVGYALLTGLYKPEEILVLAFNKNAGEELNERINLRLKDILTQFNTGVEALNFHKFGVKVIGRATGKSPSVSEDAVRIQPLLNRIIQNLTETDLEFQEKYLLFKTAYLRPPLSPFAFKTINDWEKAQKRSFDRFKNGFETYQGEIVKSHGEKAIANWLYTQGVPYHYEKTYEHDTADENHRQYKPDFYLPELNLYLEHYAIDQHGKPPAHFGQKYLDDMKWKSGIHKQYKTDLITTTFNEFITGSIFEKLEQELKSRGQEFRPRSLAEIDSKAQSIFEYGTNELYGSFLNHYKSNQANMADLLARPLLSLRERLFLELFSKVYQQYDQLLKTNKEYDFDDLLIESAQLINENKYKSPFKLIIVDEFQDTSQARARLILSLLNQVPEAKLFCVGDDWQAIYRFAGSDISIFTQFEKVFGPTKQTQLTQTFRSNQGIANVASGFIQKNKSQLQKVVNAIDKTNNKVVEISFLTKTQEIHEYLFKTLTEINNANTNSEGKKSIYILGRYNHNKPNLDNLLPFLKNCRIEFKTIHSSKGLQADYVILVGLNSGDSAFPSEKEDDPLLNIVLPQPETHAFAEERRLFYVALTRAKEKVFLIGERNSVFLEEITKEQNFKEFIYIPQDEHKPINRNIPPEWLCPKCEEGRLWKKTGKFGNFLGCDRYPTCDYTKSLKQR, encoded by the coding sequence ATGGATTTAAAACCCAGTCTACTTAGCTATATTTTTACGGGATTTGCCAATTGGGAATTAAGCTACACATTTCCAACATTAAAGCTAGATCTCAATAAACAAACCACTCACCTTACTTTAGATGAAATACTTGATATAAATATTCAAAGTGGCTGGATTTGGTCATCTGTCACACTATCTACTTCAGAACAAAATTATGTACTTAAAGGTGTTTTCAATTCACATGCTAAAGTTCTAAAATCAAATCTACTAGATGATATTGAATTTTTAAATAATAAGAAAAATGCGGATACGATTAAGGAAGTACTAAAGCCATACTTACAAGAGTATCAAAATTTTATCCAACAAAATATTTACTTATCTCATCGTATATGTAGTCTATTTAGATCAGACTTATCAATGAAAACAAAAAACTTCGTAGAAAAGTTTAGTAATCTCATAGAACGAGATAGCTCTTTTGCTTTTGAGGCTGATCTACAAAATCTGTTTGAACAACTTCGACAATTTATTGAATTGCCAATCAAAGCAAACTACGCCATTGACGTTAAAAATAAATGTTTTGTTGAAAGCGAGTTAAAAGCATTTAAAAGTTTTTTTGATCAGGTGGAAAGTACCCCTCTAACTAATGAACAGCGCATTTCCTCTATCATCTTTGAGGATCGCAATCTATTGGTTGCAGCTGCAGGTTCTGGAAAAACTTCAACGATTATTGGTAAAGTGGGCTATGCCTTATTAACTGGGCTCTACAAACCTGAGGAGATTCTAGTCCTCGCATTCAATAAAAATGCAGGAGAAGAACTCAATGAACGTATTAACCTTAGATTAAAAGATATTCTCACTCAATTTAATACTGGTGTTGAAGCCCTTAATTTTCATAAATTTGGTGTCAAGGTAATTGGTAGAGCAACAGGTAAAAGCCCTTCAGTTTCTGAAGATGCAGTGAGGATTCAGCCACTATTAAATAGAATTATTCAAAATTTGACTGAAACTGATCTAGAATTTCAAGAAAAGTATCTTTTATTTAAAACTGCTTATTTAAGACCACCGTTATCCCCCTTCGCTTTTAAAACCATAAATGATTGGGAAAAAGCACAAAAACGATCATTTGATAGATTCAAGAATGGCTTCGAAACCTATCAGGGAGAAATCGTTAAGTCACATGGTGAAAAAGCCATAGCAAACTGGTTATACACTCAAGGGGTTCCCTATCATTATGAAAAAACTTATGAACATGATACAGCTGATGAAAACCACCGCCAATATAAACCCGATTTTTACCTACCTGAACTAAATCTATATCTTGAACACTACGCTATAGATCAGCATGGTAAGCCACCTGCACACTTTGGGCAAAAGTATCTGGACGACATGAAATGGAAATCAGGAATCCATAAACAATATAAAACTGATTTAATCACTACAACCTTTAATGAGTTTATTACAGGTTCAATATTTGAAAAATTGGAACAAGAGCTTAAATCAAGAGGACAAGAATTTAGACCTCGTAGTCTTGCAGAGATCGATTCTAAAGCACAGTCCATCTTTGAATATGGTACCAATGAGCTTTATGGTAGTTTTTTAAATCATTATAAGTCTAATCAAGCCAATATGGCCGATTTATTAGCCAGACCTCTACTCAGCCTACGGGAAAGACTTTTTTTAGAACTATTTTCCAAAGTTTATCAACAGTACGACCAGTTATTAAAAACTAATAAAGAATATGACTTTGATGACTTACTGATTGAATCCGCTCAACTAATAAATGAAAACAAATACAAAAGTCCTTTTAAGCTGATTATCGTGGATGAGTTCCAAGATACTTCACAGGCTAGAGCTAGACTCATTCTGTCCTTATTGAATCAGGTGCCTGAAGCAAAATTATTTTGTGTTGGAGATGACTGGCAAGCCATATATCGTTTTGCAGGCTCAGATATCAGTATTTTTACTCAATTCGAAAAAGTCTTTGGCCCTACTAAGCAGACACAGCTGACCCAAACATTCCGTTCAAATCAGGGTATTGCCAATGTAGCCAGTGGTTTTATCCAAAAAAATAAATCTCAGCTTCAAAAAGTAGTCAATGCCATTGATAAAACAAATAATAAAGTTGTTGAGATAAGCTTTTTAACAAAGACACAAGAGATTCATGAATACCTATTTAAGACACTTACAGAAATCAATAATGCTAATACAAACTCTGAAGGTAAAAAATCTATTTATATTTTAGGTCGCTATAACCACAATAAACCGAATTTAGATAATCTTTTGCCATTTCTTAAAAATTGTCGCATTGAGTTTAAAACAATTCACTCTTCCAAAGGCTTACAGGCAGACTATGTCATTCTCGTCGGATTAAACAGTGGTGACAGTGCCTTCCCTTCAGAAAAAGAAGATGATCCATTATTAAATATAGTATTACCACAACCAGAGACACATGCTTTTGCTGAGGAACGTCGCCTGTTTTATGTCGCCTTGACTCGTGCAAAAGAAAAAGTCTTTCTTATTGGTGAACGTAATTCAGTATTCCTTGAGGAAATCACTAAAGAGCAGAATTTTAAAGAATTTATCTATATACCACAGGATGAACATAAACCAATCAATAGAAATATACCACCTGAATGGTTATGTCCCAAATGTGAAGAAGGTCGTTTATGGAAAAAGACAGGAAAATTTGGTAATTTTTTGGGCTGTGATCGCTATCCAACTTGCGATTACACTAAGAGTTTAAAGCAACGTTGA
- a CDS encoding radical SAM protein, with translation MKPIVIELLDIDGSKKNLIYDVQRNLLLWECDNSEVSLSRVGRKYKIPDEPWEHYTQKKISPILPGLKKGPFRLVKIQLGLSCNFKCDYCAQSPKENSLEVRRGANREERENFVNNLLNYLQVDEHVIFELWGGEPFLYWETFKEISESLLISFPFCKIRTTTNGSLINQEIFDWILRNERVEIILSHDGPGTHRDQDVLDNHYIRKLYTELFKLNRHLKFNCVLTIDNLSVEEIRKYIADKLNTSCEYILLLTEGLAMPIKQAVSLPSLLDLTGLYREMIDGNSLFIFGNELQDFFDIISQRKPNVCIEQKCGLDREDVIVVNVKTQDIVTCQNTLPEGRHKLGNLKEIESVQLNTAYHWRSRSNCENCPVLNFCRGCCLYLEGESFNRACLSQFYYRLPFFSAALYWITGLTPIKMKSFMGEIDLSEMTLS, from the coding sequence ATGAAACCTATAGTTATAGAGCTCTTAGATATAGATGGTAGCAAAAAAAATCTTATTTACGATGTTCAGAGAAATTTACTTCTATGGGAGTGTGATAATTCTGAGGTTTCATTAAGTAGAGTTGGCCGGAAATATAAAATTCCTGACGAACCGTGGGAGCATTATACACAAAAAAAAATTAGCCCAATTTTACCTGGTTTGAAAAAGGGCCCCTTTAGATTAGTTAAAATTCAACTAGGTTTAAGTTGTAATTTTAAATGTGACTATTGTGCTCAATCTCCAAAAGAAAACTCTTTAGAGGTAAGGAGAGGGGCAAATAGAGAAGAAAGGGAAAATTTTGTAAATAATCTTTTAAATTATTTACAAGTCGATGAGCATGTCATATTTGAACTTTGGGGAGGAGAGCCTTTTCTTTATTGGGAAACTTTTAAAGAAATTTCTGAGAGTCTTTTAATAAGTTTTCCTTTTTGTAAAATTAGAACTACTACTAATGGCTCTCTCATAAATCAGGAAATTTTTGATTGGATATTAAGAAATGAAAGAGTTGAAATTATACTAAGTCATGATGGGCCTGGAACGCATCGTGATCAAGATGTTTTAGATAATCACTATATAAGAAAATTATATACTGAGTTATTTAAGCTTAATAGACATTTAAAATTTAATTGTGTATTAACTATTGATAATTTATCAGTAGAAGAAATAAGAAAATATATCGCAGATAAACTAAATACCTCATGTGAGTATATATTACTTTTAACAGAAGGTTTGGCTATGCCCATTAAGCAGGCGGTTTCATTGCCTTCTTTGCTTGACCTGACCGGACTATATAGAGAAATGATTGATGGGAATTCTTTGTTTATTTTTGGCAATGAACTTCAGGATTTTTTTGACATAATATCCCAGCGTAAACCAAACGTCTGTATCGAGCAAAAATGTGGGTTAGACAGAGAAGATGTAATCGTAGTCAATGTTAAAACTCAAGATATTGTTACTTGTCAGAATACCTTGCCTGAAGGAAGACATAAATTAGGCAATCTTAAGGAAATCGAATCTGTCCAACTTAATACAGCTTATCATTGGAGGTCACGATCTAACTGCGAAAACTGCCCTGTGTTGAATTTTTGTAGAGGCTGTTGTTTGTATTTAGAAGGTGAGAGTTTCAATAGAGCTTGTTTATCACAGTTTTATTATAGATTGCCATTTTTTTCTGCCGCTTTATATTGGATAACAGGGTTAACGCCTATAAAAATGAAAAGTTTTATGGGTGAAATAGATTTGTCTGAAATGACCTTGAGTTAA
- a CDS encoding PH domain-containing protein: MNKFKSKVDWWILVIFLGVTIYILNDILKLQSTHNIKNNFFDIIIYSILLWLIWTPIINTNYTIDKNYLIIKCTVLKWKIKIKSIQSVEKTYNPLSAPALSLDRLKIKYLDDTGYLKTIMISPKEKDEFIKTLNKENLK, encoded by the coding sequence ATGAACAAGTTTAAATCAAAAGTAGACTGGTGGATTTTAGTTATATTTTTAGGTGTAACTATATATATACTTAATGATATTTTAAAATTACAATCCACTCATAATATTAAAAATAACTTTTTTGATATTATAATTTATAGTATATTATTATGGTTAATTTGGACACCCATCATTAACACCAATTACACCATAGATAAAAATTATCTTATTATAAAATGTACAGTTCTTAAATGGAAAATTAAAATTAAATCCATACAGAGCGTAGAAAAAACGTATAATCCATTATCAGCTCCAGCACTATCATTGGATCGCTTAAAAATAAAATATCTTGATGATACTGGATATTTAAAAACAATAATGATCTCCCCCAAGGAAAAGGATGAATTTATTAAAACATTAAACAAAGAAAATTTAAAATAA
- a CDS encoding ABC-three component system middle component 1 codes for MKLLSEEVDLDFLSAQYENVRFYMFRSDDPFSFISCITCICETSAEVVENWQAIQNIISVHHQPAGSLAAWNVYLAFVTIEQVPVWEKYEIENNKFAARKIIIDGLLEIPSLEQLAIELQNQLLGSDLTLDTRVNNPKEALLSLEKYVRGAPLDSKIESREKRAQMINSIMEFLNNNEN; via the coding sequence ATGAAATTATTAAGTGAGGAAGTCGATCTAGATTTCTTATCTGCTCAGTACGAGAACGTTAGGTTTTACATGTTTCGCTCGGATGACCCTTTTTCGTTCATCTCTTGCATAACGTGTATATGTGAAACGTCAGCAGAAGTAGTAGAAAATTGGCAAGCTATCCAAAATATTATTTCTGTTCATCATCAGCCTGCGGGCAGCTTGGCAGCATGGAATGTATATTTGGCTTTTGTCACAATTGAGCAAGTTCCTGTATGGGAAAAATATGAAATCGAAAATAATAAGTTTGCTGCTCGTAAGATCATAATTGATGGGCTTCTAGAAATACCTAGTCTTGAACAATTGGCTATTGAACTACAAAACCAGTTATTAGGTTCAGATTTAACGCTTGATACTCGAGTCAATAACCCAAAAGAGGCTTTGCTATCTTTAGAAAAGTATGTTCGTGGCGCACCATTAGATTCAAAAATCGAGTCTAGAGAAAAGCGTGCCCAGATGATCAATAGCATAATGGAATTTTTGAACAATAATGAAAATTAA